A single Streptomyces sp. 2114.4 DNA region contains:
- a CDS encoding phosphatidylglycerol lysyltransferase domain-containing protein, which translates to MGDIALSPDEDRPRGTWSRRGAAFGIWYLRTVTFINLLSAVWVSFGNDIRRHNIAEFFTPYLLTAGFASGAFSLFLSVTLRRRKRAAWILNLLLSGLLAVLFGYGMVVAPEFRGHAQNWVSLGVTVLFAAALVVGRREFSAKGDRANPKLAATVAAGGLLVASLLAALLVTVTNTAGDGASTWVQRWRYGLMRLVSLVADDRAFPGIATPNWVNVTINVLSTLLLVAVLWAAFRSVRSTEAITEDDEERLRALLARHGDRDSLGYFALRRDKSVLFSPSGKAAVTYRVVGGVSLASGDPLGDPEAWPGAIEVWLAEAREHGWAPAVMGASEEGGTIYARHGLDALELGDEAIVDTAEFTLGGRAMRTVRQAYHRVERAGYTVRIRRHEDIPAEEMSELLRLADDWRDGETERGFSMALGRLGDPGDGRCVMLECRDGGAGEETGELRALLSFVPWGEKGLSLDLMRRDRNSENGLMEFMVLELIQRAKEVEVTQLSLNFAMFRSVFERGSRLGAGPVLRLWRSLLSFFSRWWQIESLYRANAKYRPIWEPRYMLFEKSTDLLRIGIAAGRAEGFLEAPGLPKWLNRTHLEHAR; encoded by the coding sequence ATGGGAGACATCGCTTTGAGTCCGGACGAAGACCGCCCTCGCGGCACGTGGTCACGGCGTGGTGCCGCATTCGGCATCTGGTATCTGCGCACGGTCACCTTCATCAATCTGCTGAGCGCGGTATGGGTGTCGTTCGGCAATGACATCCGCCGGCACAACATCGCGGAATTCTTTACTCCGTATCTGCTGACGGCGGGTTTCGCCTCCGGTGCCTTCTCGCTCTTCCTGTCGGTGACCCTGCGGCGGCGCAAGCGGGCGGCCTGGATTTTGAATCTGCTGCTGTCCGGGCTGCTGGCGGTGCTCTTCGGATACGGGATGGTGGTGGCCCCGGAGTTCCGCGGGCATGCGCAGAACTGGGTGTCGCTGGGGGTGACCGTACTGTTCGCCGCGGCGCTGGTGGTGGGGCGCCGCGAGTTCTCCGCCAAGGGCGACCGCGCGAACCCGAAGCTGGCGGCGACGGTCGCGGCCGGCGGTCTGCTGGTCGCCTCGCTGCTGGCGGCCCTGCTGGTGACCGTCACCAACACCGCGGGGGACGGCGCCTCGACGTGGGTGCAGCGCTGGCGCTACGGCCTGATGCGGCTGGTGTCGCTGGTCGCCGACGACCGTGCCTTCCCGGGGATCGCCACCCCGAACTGGGTCAACGTCACGATCAATGTGCTCAGCACGCTGCTGCTGGTCGCGGTCCTGTGGGCGGCGTTCCGGTCCGTCCGCAGCACCGAGGCGATCACCGAGGACGACGAGGAGCGGCTGCGTGCGCTCCTCGCGCGGCACGGCGACCGTGACTCGCTGGGCTACTTCGCGCTGCGCCGCGACAAGAGCGTGCTGTTCTCCCCCAGCGGCAAGGCCGCGGTCACCTACCGCGTCGTGGGCGGGGTGTCGCTGGCCTCCGGCGATCCGCTGGGGGACCCCGAGGCCTGGCCCGGGGCGATCGAGGTGTGGCTGGCCGAGGCCCGGGAGCACGGCTGGGCGCCCGCGGTGATGGGCGCGAGCGAGGAGGGCGGCACGATCTACGCCCGGCACGGTCTGGACGCGCTGGAGCTGGGCGACGAAGCGATCGTGGACACCGCGGAGTTCACCCTCGGCGGCCGCGCGATGCGGACCGTACGGCAGGCCTACCACCGCGTCGAGCGGGCCGGCTACACCGTCCGTATCCGGCGTCACGAGGACATCCCGGCCGAGGAGATGTCGGAGCTGCTGCGGCTGGCCGACGACTGGCGGGACGGGGAGACCGAGCGCGGTTTCTCGATGGCGCTGGGCCGGCTCGGCGATCCGGGAGACGGGCGCTGCGTGATGCTCGAATGCCGCGACGGCGGCGCGGGGGAGGAAACGGGCGAGCTGCGGGCGCTGCTCAGCTTTGTGCCCTGGGGCGAAAAGGGCCTTTCGCTGGACCTGATGCGGCGGGACCGGAACTCCGAGAACGGTCTGATGGAGTTCATGGTGCTGGAGTTGATCCAGCGGGCGAAGGAGGTGGAGGTCACTCAGCTCTCGCTGAACTTCGCGATGTTCCGTTCCGTCTTCGAACGTGGATCGCGGCTCGGCGCGGGCCCGGTGCTGCGCCTGTGGCGCTCACTGCTCAGCTTCTTCTCCCGGTGGTGGCAGATCGAATCGCTCTATCGCGCCAATGCGAAATACCGGCCGATCTGGGAGCCGCGGTACATGCTCTTCGAAAAGAGCACCGATCTGCTGCGGATCGGAATCGCCGCCGGCCGCGCGGAAGGCTTTCTGGAAGCCCCCGGTCTGCCCAAGTGGCTGAACCGCACGCACCTGGAACATGCGAGGTGA
- a CDS encoding adenosylcobinamide-GDP ribazoletransferase, translating to MTDTPAPPAPLDALRFAFGTLTVLPVRLTRWDREAARGGMLCAPLAGLVAGLCAAALGAALLLLGGGPLLAAVATTVVPAVLTRGLHLDGLADTADGLGSGKPADEALRIMKQSDIGPFGVITLLFALLAQVAALAALYADGWARGAVAAAVGAVTARCALTLASRAGVPAARPEGLGAAVAGTVPVRAALLCAGAVVAGCAAAGAAFGAYGALHAGLAALLGLGLGELLLRHCRRRLGGVTGDVFGALAESAGLTAVVALALG from the coding sequence GTGACCGACACCCCCGCTCCCCCGGCCCCCCTCGACGCCCTGCGCTTCGCGTTCGGGACGCTGACCGTGCTGCCGGTGCGCCTCACCCGCTGGGACCGGGAGGCGGCGCGCGGCGGCATGCTCTGCGCGCCGCTGGCCGGACTGGTGGCCGGGCTGTGCGCGGCCGCGCTCGGCGCGGCGCTGCTGCTGCTCGGCGGCGGTCCGCTGCTCGCCGCGGTCGCCACCACCGTGGTGCCCGCCGTCCTGACCCGCGGGCTGCACCTGGACGGACTCGCCGACACCGCCGACGGGCTGGGCAGCGGCAAGCCCGCCGACGAGGCGCTGCGCATCATGAAGCAGTCCGACATCGGCCCGTTCGGGGTCATCACGCTGCTGTTCGCCCTGCTGGCCCAGGTGGCCGCGCTGGCGGCGCTGTACGCGGACGGCTGGGCACGCGGCGCCGTCGCGGCGGCCGTCGGTGCGGTCACCGCGCGCTGCGCGCTGACCCTCGCCTCCCGTGCGGGGGTGCCGGCCGCCCGTCCGGAAGGGCTCGGCGCGGCGGTCGCGGGCACCGTCCCGGTGCGGGCGGCGCTGCTGTGCGCGGGGGCGGTGGTGGCCGGATGCGCGGCGGCCGGCGCCGCGTTCGGTGCGTACGGCGCGCTGCACGCCGGGCTCGCGGCGCTGCTCGGGCTCGGGCTGGGCGAGCTGCTGCTGCGGCACTGCCGGCGGCGGCTGGGCGGGGTGACCGGCGATGTGTTCGGGGCGCTCGCGGAGAGCGCGGGGCTCACGGCAGTGGTGGCGCTGGCTCTCGGGTAG
- a CDS encoding leucyl aminopeptidase, protein MTALTLSTSSAATVRADAVVVGVAKGAKGVVVAPGAEAVDKAFGGKLAAVLETLGASGAEGEVTKLPAADGLKAPVVLAAGLGEAPGKDDGYGTEALRRAAGSAARALTGTKKAAFALPLEDAEAAAAVSEGALLGTYTFTAYRSNGNGPNAKGGKKNDAKSAPLAEVALLGGKPRDKEFKAAAERAQALAAEINRARDLINMPPNDLDPKSFAAEAQAAAKEFGLKVEVLDEKALKKGGYGGLLGVGQGAETPPRLVRIAHTHPKADKTLALVGKGITYDSGGISLKPAGHNETMKCDMSGAAAVFAAVVAAARLGLQVNVTGWLALAENMPSGSATRPGDVLTMYSGKTVEVLNTDAEGRLVLADALTRASEENPDAIVDVATLTGAMVLALGNRTFGIMANDDAFRTSIHEIAEEVGEQSWPMPMPSELRKGMDSPVADIANMGERMGSGLVAGLFLKEFIGEGITWAHLDIAGPAFHEGAPWGYTPKGGTGSAVRTLVRLAERTAAGDLG, encoded by the coding sequence GTGACTGCACTGACCCTCAGTACTTCTTCCGCCGCAACGGTGCGTGCGGATGCCGTCGTCGTCGGCGTGGCCAAGGGCGCCAAGGGCGTCGTGGTGGCCCCCGGCGCGGAGGCCGTGGACAAGGCCTTCGGCGGCAAGCTCGCCGCTGTGCTGGAGACCCTCGGCGCAAGTGGTGCCGAGGGCGAGGTGACCAAGCTGCCCGCCGCCGACGGCCTCAAGGCGCCGGTCGTGCTGGCGGCCGGCCTCGGCGAGGCGCCGGGCAAGGACGACGGCTACGGGACCGAGGCGCTGCGGCGCGCCGCGGGCAGCGCCGCCCGCGCCCTGACCGGCACCAAGAAGGCCGCCTTCGCGCTGCCCCTCGAGGACGCCGAGGCGGCCGCCGCAGTGAGCGAGGGCGCGCTGCTCGGCACGTACACCTTCACCGCCTACCGCAGCAACGGCAATGGGCCCAACGCCAAGGGCGGCAAGAAGAACGACGCCAAGTCGGCGCCGCTCGCGGAGGTCGCGCTCCTGGGCGGCAAGCCGCGTGACAAGGAGTTCAAGGCCGCCGCCGAGCGCGCCCAGGCGCTGGCCGCGGAGATCAACCGCGCCCGCGACCTGATCAACATGCCGCCCAACGACCTCGACCCGAAGTCCTTCGCGGCCGAGGCGCAGGCCGCGGCCAAGGAGTTCGGCCTCAAGGTCGAGGTGCTGGACGAGAAGGCGCTCAAGAAGGGCGGCTACGGCGGCCTGCTGGGCGTCGGCCAGGGCGCGGAGACCCCGCCGCGGCTGGTGCGGATCGCGCACACGCACCCCAAGGCGGACAAGACCCTGGCCCTGGTCGGCAAGGGCATCACCTACGACTCGGGCGGTATCTCGCTCAAGCCGGCCGGCCACAACGAGACCATGAAGTGCGACATGAGCGGCGCCGCCGCGGTGTTCGCCGCCGTCGTGGCCGCCGCCAGGCTGGGCCTGCAGGTGAACGTCACCGGCTGGCTCGCGCTCGCCGAGAACATGCCGTCCGGCTCCGCCACCCGTCCCGGTGACGTGCTGACCATGTACAGCGGCAAGACCGTCGAGGTGCTGAACACCGACGCCGAGGGCCGCCTGGTGCTGGCCGACGCGCTCACCCGCGCCTCGGAGGAGAACCCTGACGCGATCGTGGACGTCGCCACCCTGACCGGCGCGATGGTGCTGGCGCTGGGCAACCGCACCTTCGGGATCATGGCCAACGACGACGCGTTCCGTACCTCGATCCACGAGATCGCGGAGGAGGTCGGCGAGCAGTCCTGGCCCATGCCGATGCCGTCCGAGCTGCGCAAGGGCATGGACTCCCCGGTTGCCGACATCGCCAACATGGGTGAGCGGATGGGCAGCGGACTGGTCGCCGGGCTCTTCCTCAAGGAGTTCATCGGCGAGGGCATCACCTGGGCCCACCTGGACATCGCGGGCCCGGCGTTCCACGAGGGCGCGCCGTGGGGCTACACCCCCAAGGGCGGCACGGGATCCGCGGTGCGCACCCTGGTGCGGCTGGCGGAGCGCACCGCCGCGGGCGACCTGGGCTGA
- the lpdA gene encoding dihydrolipoyl dehydrogenase, giving the protein MANDASTVFDLVILGGGSGGYAAALRGAQLGLDVALIEKGKVGGTCLHNGCIPTKALLHAGEIADQARESEQFGVKATFEGIDIKAVHKYKDEVISGLYKGLQGLIASRKVTYIEGEGRLSSPTSVDVNGQRVQGRHVLLATGSVPKSLPGLEIDGNRIISSDHALTLDRVPKSAIVLGGGVIGVEFASAWNSFGTDVTIIEGLKHLVPVEDENSSKLLERAFRKRGIKFNLGTFFDKAEYTADGVQVTLADGKTFEAEVLLVAIGRGPVSAGLGYEEQGVAMDRGYVLVDEYMQTNVPTISAVGDLVPTLQLAHVGFAEGMLVAERLAGQKTVPIDYDGVPRVTYCHPEVASVGITEAKAKELYGADKVVALKYNLAGNGKSKILKTTGEIKLVQVKDGAVVGVHMVGDRMGEQVGEAQLVYNWEALPAEVAQLVHAHPTQNEALGEAHLALAGKPLHSHD; this is encoded by the coding sequence GTGGCGAACGACGCCAGCACCGTTTTCGACCTAGTGATCCTCGGAGGCGGTAGCGGTGGTTACGCCGCTGCCCTGCGCGGGGCGCAGCTGGGCCTGGACGTCGCCCTGATCGAGAAGGGCAAGGTCGGCGGTACCTGCCTGCACAACGGCTGCATCCCCACCAAGGCTCTGCTGCACGCCGGTGAGATCGCCGACCAGGCTCGCGAGAGTGAGCAGTTCGGTGTCAAGGCCACCTTCGAGGGCATCGACATCAAGGCGGTCCACAAGTACAAGGACGAGGTCATCTCGGGCCTGTACAAGGGCCTGCAGGGCCTGATCGCCTCCCGCAAGGTGACCTACATCGAGGGCGAGGGCCGGCTGTCCTCCCCGACCTCCGTCGATGTGAACGGCCAGCGTGTCCAGGGCCGCCACGTCCTGCTGGCGACCGGCTCCGTGCCGAAGTCGCTGCCGGGCCTGGAGATCGACGGCAACCGCATCATCTCCTCGGACCACGCGCTCACCCTGGACCGCGTGCCGAAGTCCGCGATCGTGCTGGGCGGCGGCGTCATCGGCGTCGAGTTCGCCTCCGCGTGGAATTCCTTCGGCACCGACGTGACCATCATCGAGGGCCTCAAGCACCTCGTCCCGGTCGAGGACGAGAACAGCTCCAAGCTGCTGGAGCGGGCCTTCCGCAAGCGCGGCATCAAGTTCAACCTCGGCACCTTCTTCGACAAGGCCGAGTACACCGCCGACGGCGTGCAGGTCACCCTCGCCGACGGCAAGACCTTCGAGGCCGAGGTGCTGCTGGTCGCGATCGGCCGCGGGCCGGTCTCGGCGGGCCTGGGCTACGAGGAGCAGGGCGTCGCGATGGACCGCGGCTACGTCCTCGTCGACGAGTACATGCAGACCAACGTGCCGACCATCTCGGCCGTCGGTGACCTCGTTCCCACCCTCCAGCTCGCCCACGTCGGCTTCGCCGAGGGCATGCTGGTGGCGGAGCGGCTGGCCGGTCAGAAGACCGTGCCGATCGACTACGACGGCGTGCCGCGCGTCACGTACTGCCACCCCGAGGTCGCTTCGGTGGGCATCACCGAGGCCAAGGCCAAGGAGCTGTACGGCGCCGACAAGGTCGTCGCTCTCAAGTACAACCTCGCGGGCAACGGCAAGAGCAAGATCCTGAAGACCACGGGCGAGATCAAGCTCGTCCAGGTCAAGGACGGTGCCGTGGTCGGCGTCCACATGGTCGGTGACCGTATGGGCGAGCAGGTCGGTGAGGCCCAGCTGGTCTACAACTGGGAGGCCCTGCCGGCCGAGGTTGCGCAGCTCGTGCACGCGCACCCGACGCAGAACGAGGCCCTCGGCGAGGCCCACCTGGCCCTGGCCGGCAAGCCTCTCCACTCCCACGACTGA
- the sucB gene encoding 2-oxoglutarate dehydrogenase, E2 component, dihydrolipoamide succinyltransferase, with the protein MAVSVTLPALGESVTEGTVTRWLKAEGERVEADEPLLEVSTDKVDTEIPAPAAGVLSAIKVAEDETVEVGAELALIDDGSGAPAAEAAPAAAEAPAAEPQPEPAAAPAAEAPAEAPAAAPAGGAEGTDVVLPALGESVTEGTVTRWLKEVGEEVSADEPLLEVSTDKVDTEIPAPTSGTLLEIVVGEDETAEVGAKLAVIGAAGAAPAAAPAPAAPAPAAAPEPTPAPAPAPAPAPAPAAAAPAPAPAPAPAAPAPAPAPAAPAAKPAAAPAPAPAAGEGAYVTPLVRKLAAENGVDLSTVKGTGVGGRVRKQDVIAAAEAAKAAAPAPAAAPAAASKAPVIEASPLRGQTVKMPRMRKVIGDNMMKALHGQAQLTSVVEVDITAIMRMRNKAKDAFAQREGVKLSPMPFFVKAAVQALKAHPVVNARINEDEGTITYFDTENVGIAVDAEKGLMTPVIKDAGDLNIAGIARKTADLAGKVRANKITPDELSGATFTISNTGSRGALFDTVIVPPNQVGILGIGATVKRPVVINHPDLGETIAVRDMTYLALSYDHRLVDGADAARYLTTVKQILEAAEFETEIGL; encoded by the coding sequence ATGGCGGTTTCCGTAACCCTGCCGGCGCTCGGCGAGAGCGTCACCGAGGGCACCGTCACTCGCTGGCTCAAGGCCGAGGGTGAGCGCGTCGAGGCCGACGAGCCGCTGCTCGAGGTGTCGACCGACAAGGTCGACACCGAGATCCCCGCCCCGGCCGCCGGTGTCCTGTCCGCCATCAAGGTGGCCGAGGACGAGACCGTGGAGGTCGGCGCCGAGCTGGCCCTCATCGACGACGGCAGCGGTGCGCCCGCGGCCGAGGCGGCTCCGGCCGCCGCCGAGGCGCCCGCGGCCGAGCCGCAGCCCGAGCCCGCCGCGGCTCCTGCTGCCGAGGCCCCCGCTGAGGCCCCCGCCGCTGCCCCCGCGGGCGGCGCCGAGGGCACGGACGTCGTCCTCCCCGCGCTCGGCGAGAGCGTCACCGAGGGCACCGTCACCCGCTGGCTGAAGGAGGTCGGCGAGGAGGTCTCGGCCGACGAGCCGCTGCTGGAGGTCTCGACCGACAAGGTCGACACCGAGATCCCCGCCCCGACGTCCGGCACCCTGCTGGAGATCGTCGTCGGTGAGGACGAGACCGCCGAGGTCGGCGCCAAGCTCGCCGTCATCGGTGCCGCCGGTGCCGCTCCGGCCGCCGCCCCGGCCCCGGCCGCGCCTGCCCCGGCCGCCGCTCCGGAGCCCACCCCGGCACCGGCCCCCGCACCGGCTCCGGCGCCCGCTCCGGCCGCTGCCGCCCCGGCACCCGCCCCGGCTCCGGCTCCGGCGGCTCCCGCCCCGGCACCGGCCCCGGCCGCCCCGGCCGCCAAGCCGGCCGCTGCCCCCGCTCCGGCCCCGGCCGCCGGTGAGGGCGCCTACGTCACCCCGCTGGTGCGCAAGCTCGCCGCGGAGAACGGCGTCGACCTGTCCACGGTCAAGGGCACCGGCGTCGGTGGCCGGGTCCGCAAGCAGGACGTCATCGCCGCCGCCGAGGCCGCCAAGGCCGCCGCGCCGGCTCCGGCCGCCGCCCCGGCCGCCGCCTCCAAGGCCCCGGTCATCGAGGCGTCCCCGCTGCGCGGCCAGACCGTCAAGATGCCGCGGATGCGCAAGGTCATCGGCGACAACATGATGAAGGCCCTGCACGGCCAGGCGCAGCTGACCTCCGTGGTCGAGGTGGACATCACCGCGATCATGCGGATGCGCAACAAGGCCAAGGACGCGTTCGCGCAGCGTGAGGGCGTCAAGCTCTCCCCGATGCCGTTCTTCGTCAAGGCCGCGGTCCAGGCGCTGAAGGCCCACCCGGTCGTCAACGCCCGGATCAACGAGGACGAGGGCACCATCACCTACTTCGACACCGAGAACGTCGGTATCGCGGTGGACGCGGAGAAGGGCCTGATGACCCCGGTCATCAAGGACGCCGGTGACCTCAACATCGCCGGTATCGCCCGCAAGACGGCGGACCTGGCGGGCAAGGTCCGCGCGAACAAGATCACGCCGGACGAGCTGTCCGGTGCGACCTTCACCATCAGCAACACCGGTTCGCGCGGCGCCCTGTTCGACACCGTCATCGTGCCCCCGAACCAGGTCGGCATCCTGGGCATCGGTGCGACCGTCAAGCGCCCGGTGGTCATCAACCACCCGGACCTCGGCGAGACCATCGCGGTGCGCGACATGACCTACCTGGCGCTCTCCTACGACCACCGTCTGGTGGACGGCGCGGACGCCGCCCGCTACCTGACCACGGTCAAGCAGATCCTGGAGGCCGCCGAGTTCGAGACCGAGATCGGTCTCTGA
- a CDS encoding GntR family transcriptional regulator — protein sequence MTPPVVHSLREQIREHILEGIVSGRWQPGERIVERRIAVELEVSQTPVREALRELESLQLIESAPNKGVRVRNLTADDLKESYPVRAGLEQVAAELAAGRLAEDTVALEREVAALREAELAGDGEAQVRHTVAFHREIVGAAGNAVLLHTWESLGIEVWTTLSIRWFSPEPRSHAQDHQEIVDAFRRRDPKIGALLKSHVLSCAPRV from the coding sequence ATGACCCCGCCCGTCGTCCATTCGCTGCGCGAGCAGATCCGCGAGCACATCCTCGAGGGGATCGTCAGCGGCCGCTGGCAGCCGGGCGAGCGGATCGTGGAGCGGCGGATCGCGGTGGAGCTGGAGGTCAGCCAGACGCCCGTACGGGAGGCGCTGCGGGAGCTGGAGTCGCTGCAGCTGATCGAGTCGGCACCGAACAAGGGCGTACGGGTACGGAATCTGACCGCGGACGACCTCAAGGAGAGCTATCCGGTGCGGGCCGGACTGGAGCAGGTGGCCGCCGAACTCGCCGCCGGGCGACTGGCCGAGGACACCGTGGCGCTGGAGCGCGAGGTAGCGGCGCTGCGCGAGGCGGAGCTGGCCGGTGACGGGGAGGCGCAGGTGCGGCACACGGTGGCCTTCCACCGGGAGATCGTGGGAGCCGCCGGGAACGCCGTGCTGCTGCACACCTGGGAGTCGCTGGGCATCGAGGTCTGGACGACGCTGTCGATCCGCTGGTTCAGCCCGGAGCCGCGCTCGCACGCCCAGGACCACCAGGAGATCGTGGACGCGTTCCGGCGGCGCGACCCGAAGATCGGCGCCTTGCTCAAGTCACACGTGCTGAGCTGCGCGCCTCGGGTCTGA
- a CDS encoding YafY family protein, giving the protein MRAARLIKMVLLLQARPSMTAAELARELEVSERTVARDVLSLSEAGVPVYADRGRAGGYRLIGGYRTRLTGLGRSEAEALFLSGVPSALREMGLADAASAARLKVSAALLPELRDAATGAAQRFHLDAPGWYQEPETPALLPEIADAVWDDRRITARYLRKDTEVERELEPYGLVLKAGVWYLAARTQGDYRVYRVDRFTTVATAGNGNTSRADTADDAHNTDNAGGRFTRDVSFDLPEFWAQRAAQFARSILREEVVLRLSPRGVSQLPYVTERAAAREAIARAQTADGPDEHGRLTVTLAVESAEVAYAQLLALGPEGDILAPPELRERFASAARRMAALYPEGAAAGAGPAADRPDADRPGADGPDHSGP; this is encoded by the coding sequence ATGCGCGCTGCCCGCCTGATCAAAATGGTGCTCCTGCTCCAGGCCCGACCGTCGATGACGGCCGCCGAGCTGGCGCGGGAGCTAGAGGTTTCCGAGCGTACCGTCGCCCGCGACGTCCTCTCGCTCTCCGAGGCCGGCGTGCCCGTCTACGCGGACCGCGGCCGAGCCGGCGGCTACCGCCTCATAGGCGGCTACCGCACGCGGCTCACCGGCCTCGGCCGCAGCGAGGCGGAAGCCCTCTTCCTGTCCGGCGTGCCCTCCGCCCTGCGTGAGATGGGCCTTGCCGACGCCGCGTCCGCCGCCCGGCTGAAGGTCTCCGCCGCCCTGCTGCCCGAGCTGCGGGACGCCGCGACCGGCGCCGCCCAGCGCTTTCACCTCGACGCACCGGGGTGGTATCAGGAGCCCGAGACGCCCGCCCTGCTGCCCGAGATCGCCGACGCGGTCTGGGACGACCGCCGGATCACCGCCCGCTACCTCCGCAAGGACACCGAGGTGGAACGGGAGTTGGAGCCCTACGGCCTGGTGCTGAAGGCGGGCGTCTGGTATCTGGCGGCGCGTACGCAGGGCGACTACCGCGTCTACCGTGTCGACCGGTTCACCACCGTGGCGACCGCCGGGAACGGCAACACCTCCAGGGCCGACACCGCCGACGACGCCCACAACACCGACAACGCCGGCGGGCGATTCACCCGTGATGTTTCCTTCGACCTCCCGGAGTTCTGGGCACAGCGGGCGGCCCAGTTCGCCCGGTCGATCCTGCGCGAGGAGGTGGTACTGCGGCTGTCCCCGCGCGGTGTCAGCCAGCTGCCCTACGTCACCGAACGCGCCGCGGCCCGCGAGGCGATCGCGCGGGCACAGACCGCGGACGGTCCCGACGAGCACGGCCGGCTGACCGTGACACTCGCCGTGGAGTCCGCCGAGGTCGCCTACGCCCAGTTGCTGGCGCTCGGCCCGGAGGGCGACATCCTCGCGCCCCCCGAGCTGCGCGAGCGCTTCGCCTCGGCAGCCCGCCGGATGGCCGCGCTGTATCCGGAGGGGGCCGCGGCAGGAGCCGGACCGGCCGCGGACCGACCGGACGCGGACCGACCAGGCGCGGACGGACCGGACCACAGCGGCCCGTGA
- a CDS encoding SDR family oxidoreductase codes for MTGQRELAGRVALVAGATRGAGRAMAVELGRAGALVYVTGRTTRERVSEVGRPTETIEQTAELVSAAGGTGIAVPTDHLDPAQVKALTERIDREQGRLDVLVNSVWGGDRLIEFDTKLWDLDLENGLRMFRLGIDTHVITSHYALPLLIRRPGGLVVEVTDGTAAFNRAYRGNLCFDLTKNAPHRIAFGLAAELKEHGGTAVSLTPGFLRSEEMLDHFGVTEENWRDAVAEEPHFAIAESPALIARGLRALAADPAKERWSGRSLSSGQLAKEYDFTDTDGSRPDCFGYFEEVVFGGKEGGAEDYR; via the coding sequence ATGACGGGACAGCGGGAACTGGCGGGACGGGTGGCGCTGGTGGCCGGGGCGACCCGCGGGGCCGGGCGGGCGATGGCGGTCGAGCTGGGGCGGGCCGGCGCCCTGGTGTATGTGACGGGCCGGACGACCAGGGAACGGGTCAGCGAGGTCGGCCGGCCCACGGAGACGATCGAGCAGACCGCGGAGCTGGTGAGCGCGGCGGGCGGCACCGGGATCGCCGTACCGACCGATCACCTGGACCCCGCGCAGGTCAAGGCGCTGACCGAGCGCATCGACCGGGAACAGGGGCGACTGGACGTACTGGTCAACAGCGTCTGGGGCGGCGACCGGCTGATCGAGTTCGACACCAAGCTGTGGGACCTCGACCTGGAGAACGGGCTGCGGATGTTCCGCCTGGGCATCGACACCCACGTCATCACCAGCCATTACGCCCTGCCCCTGCTGATCAGGCGGCCCGGCGGTCTGGTGGTCGAGGTCACCGACGGCACCGCCGCCTTCAACCGCGCCTACCGGGGCAACCTCTGCTTCGACCTCACCAAGAACGCGCCGCACCGCATCGCCTTCGGGCTCGCCGCCGAACTGAAGGAACACGGGGGCACGGCGGTCTCGCTCACCCCCGGCTTCCTCCGCTCCGAGGAGATGCTCGACCACTTCGGGGTGACGGAGGAGAACTGGCGCGACGCGGTGGCCGAGGAGCCGCACTTCGCCATCGCCGAATCGCCGGCCCTGATCGCCCGCGGTCTACGGGCGCTCGCCGCCGACCCGGCCAAGGAGCGCTGGAGCGGCCGGTCGCTCTCCAGCGGGCAGCTGGCGAAGGAGTACGACTTCACCGACACGGATGGCTCGCGGCCCGACTGCTTCGGTTACTTCGAGGAGGTCGTCTTCGGCGGGAAGGAGGGCGGTGCGGAGGACTACCGCTGA